GCAGGTGCTGGTGGCCCTGCGCGTCCACGCTGGCGCGCCGCAACACCAGATCGTTCTGGTCGAGCCGGAACACCGGCGCCACCCGGCTCAGCGCCTCGCGCACGTCCGGCTGCGCGCGCAGCCCCGCGGCCTGGGACGCACGGCCGAACTGGCCGCTCACCGAGTAGGGAATTCCCTCGTCGCTGCCCAGCACCCGGGCGCCCTGGATGCGCGCCAGCGCGGCCTGGATGTCGGCGTCATCGCCCCCCTGCACGGGCGCCTCGCCCTCCTGCATCGCACCGCACGCGGCCAGGCTGGCTCCCAGCCACGCCACGCAGAACGTCCTCACGAACCGGTTGCTCACGAAGAACTCCTCTGAAGTAGAGGTGACTTTCTTGACATACATGTTGGTTGCGCTTCAAGGCGTTGTGATGATTTACACGATTTTTTCTGATTGAGTTGTGTAAACGCTGACGAGTGGCCACTTGGTTGTTCACCGATGAAGTGGCACGGTGCGCGGTTTTTCTTTTTCTGAGAAAAGAGAGCCAATTGGGCACCGCCATGAAGCTCACGAAGCTCCACATCCATGGGTATCGGGACATCGCGCCGGGCACGGGGCTGGTGTTCAGTCCGGCGCTCAACCTGGTGCTCGGAGAGAACGGCACCGGCAGGACGACGCTGCTGGAGCTGATCTCGCGCGTGCTCGCCTCGGACTTCTCCGGGCTCATCCGCGAGGAGTTCTCGTTGGAGTACGCCCTCTCCTTCCCCGGGATGGAGCTCCACGTCACCGTGCGCAACACGCGGGCCACGGGCGCGTCCCGGCCGGCCGTCACCGCGCGCGAGGAGTCGGCGCTGCTGCTGCCACGTCCTCCGGAGGCCGCCCCGGGGCTCGAGCCCTTCATGGAGCTGGTGCTCGAGCTGGATGCGCCCGGCCCCCGGCTGGTGATGCGCGCCGACGCCACGGGCGTGGCCTGGGAGGTGGACGGGCAGCCCGCCTATTCACAGACCATGTACTGGTCGCTGTTGGACCGGACCGTCTGGGTGGTGCTCTTCATGACGGCCCAGCGGCTGGAGCCCGAGGTCCGCGAGCCGCTCAAGGAGCTGCTGCGCCGCACCTTCCTGCTCGCCCCCGCGCGCTTCGACGAGGGGCTGGGGACGTTCCAGCAGATTGGCAATACACAGTATGGAATGGAGATGCGGGGCGACGAGGTCTTCCCGCTCGGGTTGATGTGGCTGCCCGCGTGGATGCCCGGGCTGTTGCGTGAGCGGGTGGCGCGCGAGATGCCTCCGCCCGCCGGCCATCTCGACATCCGCCACGACGAGGTGGAGCGCGGCTTCCTGGCGAGGTTCGTCTCCCTGGCTGGCTTCAGCGCGGGAACGTTCCGGGTGGAGCTGCTGGACAAGCGCAGCTACGAGGGCGGCGGGCGGCTGGAGTTCGGCCGCTTCGGCTTCCGCTTCACCCGGCGCGACGGCGCGGTGCTGACGCAGGAGCAGCTCGGCCATGGACAGAAGCGGCTGCTGTCCTTCCTGTACTACCTGGACGTCAACGAGGACTTCGTCATCGCCGACGAGCTGGCCAACAGCCTGCACCCGCGCCACGTGGAGGCCTGTGTGAGGGAGCTGGGCCGCCGGCAGTCCTTCCTCACCAGCCAGAATCCGCTGCTCTTCGAGCACATCCCGCTCGGCTCCGCGGAGGAGGCCCGCGCCTCGCTGCTCCACTGTGGGACGGAGCTGCGGGACGGCCGCGAGTGGAAGGTGTGCACCAACCCGTCACCGGAGACGGCCGCGAAGCTCTTCGGCGCGTACCAGCGGGGAGACACCCCGCTCGCGACGCTGCTGCGCACTCACGGGTTGTGGTGAGGCTCGGGGGCCTGGCGCTCCCGCGCGAGCTCCGCCCGGAAGAAGGCGCTGTGGCTGGCGAGCGTCTCCATGTAGGGCCGCACGTCCTCGCGGGCCTCGGGTGAGAGCCGCGCGTAGGGAATCACGTGCTCGTCCGGCACGTAGCGGAAGGTGAGGTTGATGCGCCGGGTCTTGAAGTCCGGCAGCGCGGGGGCGAGCTCGTGGCCGGCGCGCGTGTCCACCCGCTGCACCCGGTGGAACGTCTGGTCCTTCCAGCGCGCCCCTCCGAAGAGCTGGAGCGAGCCATCGTCGAGCCACTGCTCCAGCACCACCTCGTCGCGCTCGCCCGGGCGGCTGGAGGTGACGAACTGGATGAGGGCGCGCTCGCCGAAGGACAGCGAGGCCACGGGCCCCGGCTCGAAGTCCTTGTGCTCACCCACGCGCGCGGTGTCCACCCAGCGCCCGTCCTCGAGGCGGCTGCCGTAGAAGTTCACCAGGCAGGTGTTGAGGTGCCAGCGGGGCGGCATGTCCGGCCCCCGGAACATCCGGCGCGCCAGCTGCTCCACCTTGTCCACCTGGCGCTGGAGCACCGCCGGGAAGGGCTCGGCCTTGACGCAGCGGTCCTTCACGCCCTTGGGCGGCCGGTAGTAGTCGAGGCAGGCGAACTGCCAGTTGCCCAGCCAGTACACCGGCCGCAACAGCCGCCGCTGCTCCTGCCCCGGCGGCGGGGGGAAATGCTTGGAGTAGCGCTGCTCCCACAGGGGGTGGAGGGCTCCGAGCCACGCGAGGATCTCCGCGCGGTCCGCCGCCGGGAGGAAGCTCGCGTTGTAGTGGTGGCCCGGAGTGCGCTGGCGGGCCTTGTGGGCCAACGAACGGCCATAACGGGGAGGAGGCGCCATGGGAGTCCCTCCCCTACCACGGCTCCGCCCGGCTCAGAAGGTGGCGAGCACGCCCGCTCCGAGGGAGAACGACATGGCGTCCATCAGCGGGAACAACGCGGAGGCGTTGCCCGTGAGGCTCCAGACATCGTTGAGGTGGATGGACAGGAGCGGGAAGGGGGACCCCACCCCACCGCCAACGCGCAGCCCCACGTGGACATTCGTCCTCGACGTGTAGGTGCCATCCCCGACGGGCACGACACCGTCTGAGAAGTAGGCCATGGCCCCGACACCGAGTCCCAACGTCACCACCTCGCCCAGCGTCACGGAGTAACCCACCTCCGCCGTGGGCGAGGGGTAGAGCCTGAGCTCCAGCGGGTATCCCTCGGGCGTGGTGGGGGGGGTGATGAAGACCGTGTAGGCGGCCGACAGCTCCGCGTGCACGCTGCTGGAGTCCGACAACCACCACCGCGTCCGCAGGCCCGCGTTCAGATGGACCGCATCGAACGAGGTGGGGAGCGTCGCACCCGCGAAGGGCACCCACTCGGAGCGGCCCGCCTCACCCAGGCGGTAGGAGAGCGTCGGCGAGGGAATCCCCGTGAACACCCGCTGCGGGCGGGTGAGCTTCACCGAGGGCAACCCTCCCACGGTCAGCTGGAGCCGATCGGTCAATCCCACGCGGTAGCCAGCCACCAGGGCGGGGGGACTGGCGTAGGTGATGGGGGGTGAGGCCTCGTTGTACTCCGAATACCCCGCGGAGACCCCCAGGCTCACCGCGTGGGTACCGGCCGGGAGGGTGGTGAGGGTGGCGGCCAGCGGCCGCGAGTAGCGCTTGGCGGCGAGCCCCGGCGCCCCCACCAGCTCCAGGTTCTCCTCGTGCACCGTCACCGTCTTGCCGGCCTCCACCTGGAGCTCCCGGGCGAACGTCCCCTGGGGCGTCCTGCGGCGCACCAGATAGGGCCCCACCGGCAGGGCCATGCGCAGGGCCCGCCGGCCCTCGGGCACCTCCAGCACCACCAGTCCGGAGTGCAGCTGGATGACCTGCAAGGGCCCCAGCTCCTGCCGCACCTCGAGCGTGCTGCTCGCGCTGGCCAGCCGGGTGAGGGGCAGGTCCTGCCGCCCGCGCAGCCGCAGGTCGAAGCTCGGGTGCTGCACCGCCTCGCCATGCAGCGAGGTGTCGCGGATGGTGAGGCGCTGGGCATAGGCGAAGGCCTCGCCCACCGTCACCTGTCCGTCGTCGCCCTCGTCCGCCGCGCCACGCAGGCCCGCCACCAGGTGATGGGTGAAGAAGGAGCCCTGGAGCGCATCCGTCTCGTGTGAGGCCTCCTGTCCCGTGCTGGAGGCGAGCAGCACCGAGCCCTCGCTGGACAGGCCCAGCGGCACCTCCAGGGCGAAGGGCGCCGCCGGGGTGAGCCCCTTGGCCCGTGTCCAGCTTCCCCCCTGGCAGGCGTCGAGGATGCCCACGCGCACCGCGGCCCGGGCGTCCTCCAGCCGCACCCGGAGCTCCTTCAGCTCCAGGGGCTGGCCGTTGGGATAGAGCGCACGCTCGTCCGAGTGGCCCGAGTAGTAGAAGAGCAGCAGTCCCTCCCGGCCCTCCTTCCCGAGCCGCTCCAGCCGGGAGTCCAACGTCGCGAGGACGCGCGAGGGCTCCGGGTCCTCCAGCACCACGACATCCTCCCGGGCGAACTGTCCGGCCTCGACGAGGACGGAGGCGAGGTTGCGCGCGTCCTGGTGCGCATACCGCAGGGGCGTGCGTCCGGGAGCGGCGCGGTTGGAGCCCACCACCACGGCCAGGCGCTTCACGCGCGGAGAGCCGGTGTCGGGCGGAGCGGCGGTGAGGGCAACGAGGGTCAGGGCGAGAAGTGCGTTCATGGCGAAGGGGGCTGCGAAGAAGGTTTGGAGAGGGTGAGCGGGAGGACCCACAGCGACTCGGTGCGCGAGGGCTCCTCGTGGAGCGGGGCCAGGGACCGGGCGGGGACGGGCGAGTGGCTGAGGACGACGAGGAGCCGCTCGGGCTGCTCGCCGGGCTCCACCCGCCAACTGCTGGGCAGGAGGGTCTCGCCGCGCTCGGGCACCGGGCCCTCATGCAGCACCTGCCAGGCGTCGCCGTCGGCCGCGGCCACGGTGAGCCAGGTGAAGCCCTCGGGCATGACCTTGAGGCGCAGCAGGTCTCCCTCGGCCACCGGGGACTCGCCGTCCCACAGCCGCACCGCGTCCCCGGTCTTCACGTAGAGGGCCACGGCCGGGCTGCCCTTGCTGCGCAGGCCGGCCATCGGGTCCGGGAGCGTCTCCGTGGCACGAGGCACCCACAGCACCAGCGCGAGCCCCGCCGCGAGCGCCGCGACGCCCCAGGGCGCCAGGCGGGCCAGGAGCGAGGGAGCGCGGCGAGGCGGCTCGTTGGCGAGTGCCACGGCCCAGGACGGCACCGGTGGCGGCAGGCCCAGGGCGTCGACATGCCCGGCACAGCGGGGGCAGGAGGCCAGGTGGGCCCGCACCTCCTCCGTCATGTCCCCGAGCGCGGCGCGATCCAGCGCCAGGAAGGAAGGGTGGGAGAGGCTCATCGTTCCTCCTCGCGCCAGGGCCCCAGCCGCGCCTCGAGGCGGGTGAGGATGCGGCGCACGGTGCGATCCGACAGGCTGGTGACTTCGCCGATTTCGGGCTGGGTGAGGCCGTCCAGCCGGTGCAGCAGCGCCACCTCGAGCTCCTCGGCGGGGAGGCTCGAGGCCAGGGACTGGAGGCGCTGGCGCACCTGCAGGACGGACTCGATGCTGGGCGCGGGGTGGGCGGTGGTGTCCTGCAGGGCGGCGGACATCTCCACGGGCTGGCGGCGCTGACGGACCCGCAGCCGGTCGATGAGCAGCCGGGTGCTCACCCGGTAGAGCCAGGGCACCACCTCGCGTCCGGGGCGCTGGGCCATGCCGGAGCGCCACAGGCGGATGAAGGACTCCTGGGCCACCTCCTCCGCCTCCGCCGCGTCACCGAGGGCGCGGGCACACTTGCGCTGGAGCAGGGGGAAGTATTGGCGGTACGCGGCCGTGACGGTGGCCGACGCACCCTCACGTGGGGGCGCGCTCATGGTGGGCAGTAGGAGGCATGAGGTTTCCTGGAGCATTCACCCGTACAACGAAATGCCCCGGAAAAAGCGGACACGGCCTCACGGCCCGGGCGGGCGGCTCGGGCGGCTGAGCACGTACGTGGCCCCCACGAGGATGAGCAGCCCGGCCGCCGCGAGCACGTACCACTTCATCCGCAGGACGAAGGCCAGCAAGCCGAAGCTGATGGCCATCGCGGACACCGCACTCACCTTCACCGGCACTGGCACGGTGCCGTGCTCATCCCACTCCTGGAGCCGGGGCCCGAAACGGGGGTGGGTATACAGCCAGTGGTGGAAGCGGCGGGAGCTGCGCGAGAACGCCCACAGCGCGACGAGCAGGAAGGGCGTCGTCGGCAGCACCGGCAGGAACGCGCCCAGCATCCCGAGTCCGACACAGACGAACCCGAGTGCCATGAAGGCGTACCGGAAGCGGGAGGTCTGCGCCTCGCCGGTGCCCGGCTGCCCCTGCTCCCTGGACGGTTCCCCCGGCATGGCCGCGACTTATAGCACTCTGGGGTACTGTTCCACCGGCCCCAGAGGCCGCTCGAGGTGACGATGAAGCGCGTGTTGAAGATCGCCGGTCTGGTCCTGCTGGTCCCCGTGTTGGGGGTGGTGGCGCTGTTCGTGGCCATGTTCGCTGGCAACCCGGAGATTCCCGATGGCCAGGAGCTGGAGGGCTTCGCCCGGGTGGTGAAGGACGGCTATGTCAGCCTGGACGTGCTCGACGCCGGGGAGGGCGCGGTGGTGCTCATCGACTCGGGCACGGACCCCGAGGGGAAGATCCTCCTGGCGGAGCTGAAGCGGCGCGGCCTCGGGCCGGACGCGGTGAAGGCCATCCTCCTCACGCACGGGCACGCGGACCACATCGCCGGGTGCCACCTCTTCCCCAAGGCCGAGGTGCTGGCGCTCGAGGCGGACGTGCCCATCGCCGAGGGGAAGGCGCGCAGCGACAGCCCCATCCTCCGGCACCTGCCTCCCGCGGACCGGAAGGTGCGCGTCACCCGCGCGCTGAAGGACGGCGAGACGCTCCAGGTGGGCAACCTGTCCATCCGCGTCTTCTCCATCCCCGGGCATACCCAGGGCAGCGCGGCGTACCTCGTCAACGGGTTGCTCTTCCTGGGCGACAGCGCGGACGCGAAGAAGGACGGCAGGCTCGTGGGCGCCAAGTGGCCCGTGACGGAGAGCGTGGAGCAGAACCGCGCGTCGCTGAAGGCGCTGGCGGCGAAGCTGAAGCCCGAGGAGGTGAAGCAGCTCGTCTTCTCGCATACCGGGGTGCTGCCCGGATTCGCACCGCTCCGCGACTTCGCGGCGAACTGAGGGGCACCCGTGAAGACCTTCCAGCACCTCCTGCTCGCCGCACTGCTGCTCGGGCGAGTGGCCCACGCGCAGGAGCCAGGCCCCGCCCGGACGGAGAAGGCGGCACCGGCGCCCACCGTGACCGAGGCCACCCTGTCGCTGCTCGAGCCCGCGAGTGATGGCTGCGAGTGGGCCCAGGTCGATGCCGTCACCTCGGCGCGCCGGGTCATCGCGAAGCTCGCGGTGGACTGCCAGGGCGCGAGCACCGCGCTGAGCCGGGATGGAAAGCAGGGCGTGGCGCGGTTCTGGCGCGGGGGAGTCAGCCAGCCCGTGGTGGGCAAGCCCACGTTCCCGGAGAAGTTCCCCTCCCCCGCGTTCCGCGACCGCCTGTTCCTCGTGGACCTGGCGACGGGCGGTGCCGAGGAAATCCCCCTGCCCGGCTCGGGCGAGCTCATCGAGTTCGGCTTCGATGCCAAGGGCCGGCTGCTCGGGCTCACCGTGCAGAAGCCCACCCCGGAGCAGGAGCGGGTGGGCGCGGCGGAGGTGGATGGGAACACGATTCGATTCAGACTCGATGGCACCACGAGACGCCCGTTGTTGGCCCACGCCTTCGTCTGGCGGGACGGAGCGTGGACGCGGCTGGATGTGAAGGCGGGCGACGAGTCCTCGGGGACCGGCGTTCTGCCGCTCCGCAAGGAATTGGGTGAACGGTCGAGTCGCGTGCTGGATCCGCGCTTCGCGCCCCGGGAGATCGAAGACGACGCGCTGCTGGACCAGCTGTATGCCTTTACCCCCGAGCAGCCCGATGGCGAATGGGCCGCACTGGTACGGGGCGGTTACACCCTGGCGGTCTGGGGCACGCCTTTCGGAGAGGAATTGCTGGCGACCGGCCTGCTGCGGAGGGTGGACAAGGGAAAGGCAGTCGCGCTCCCCGGCCATACGTTCCGCGAGAATGACCTGGTCAGCATCCAGACCCGAGGGTCATTCCTGCTCATCTCGCTCGCCGACTCCGGTGGGCATCCGCGCATGTACCGGGGAAAGAAGCTCGTCTGGAGCTCGGAGAACGCGCGGGCGGTGACGTTCTGGCCGAAGTGAACTGACGCGGAGTCAGCAGCCCGCGCCCAGCAACCGCCGCTCCGCCTCGCCCAGCGGGTCCACCACGAAGAAGAGCACCTTGCGCGCGGTGCCCGGACTCTGCCCGCCGCCCTGCACCAGCGCCCGGTGCAGGCGGTAGCGCCCCTCGCCCAGCAGGGCCCCGACCAGCGGCGTCCAGACCAGATCCACCGCGCTGGGGCGCTGGTGGAAGGCCTCCAGCGTGTACTCCCACGCCGTGGAGGCCAGGACGGTGGCCAGGAAGGCCACCGCCGGAGACTGGCCACATTGGCGGGCACGGCTGTAGATCTCGCTGCCGAAGAGGCCATGGCCCACGGTGTTGAGCAGCAACGGGTCCCCATCCGACTCGAGCAGCGGCAAGTCCCGGTGGAACTCGGGCGGCCGGGTGTAGGCCTCGCGCAGGTGCGAGACCCCCTCGCGCAGCCGGCTCGGGTCATAGTGGTGCGGCCAGAGAATGGAGAGCGAGGTGCGCATCCCCACCACCAGCCCCGCGGTGTGGGCCAGCGGCACGTCCCAGCGGCGGGCGGGCAACGACGGCACGGGCGATTGCGGCGCGGGCACCTCGGGCGCGGGCACCTCGGGCGCGGGCCCCCTCATGCCCTGGAGGTTCAACTGCTGCGCCAGGTGCTCCGAGTCCAAGCCAGAAGCTTCGGGTGAAACCTGGATGCCGGCGAGTCCGGGCAGCGCAAGCCGCACCGGCTCGGCCGCGAGGCTCGCGCTTGCACACAGGCAAGCGGCGAGCACGGTGAGTCGAAACATGGAGTCCCTCGCCCTGATGGGTGAAGACACCTTAGCACCATTGCGTCAGGGCCCGGACGGATGGACGAAGGCAGTACACATGGCCGAGCGTGGTGCGCACGCGATTGCTCACCCGGCTCGAGGACGTCCGTGGCCAGCCCCATCGCGCGCAGCAGCGCGAGGAACCCCCATCCCAGGTCCAGCTCCCACCAACGGATTCCCAGCCGCGCCGAGCGCGGAAACGTGTGGTGGTTGTTGTGCCAGCCCTCGCCCATGCTCAGCGCGCCGAACAGCAGGTTGTTGAAGCCCTGCACCGCCGCGCCCTCGTTGTGCCACCCGCGATAGCCGTGCCGGTGCGCCACATAGCCCACGAGCCAGTGGCCCGTCACACTCACCGCCACGCGCACGAAAATCCCCCACACCAGCCAGGGCAGCCCACCCACCGCCAGGAACAGCACCGCCCAGGGCAGTTGCTGCAACATCCAGGTGCGCTGGAGGAAACCGTGGAAGGCATCCGCCTCCACCTGCGCGTCCAGCCGGGGCTCGAAGGGCCGGGCGAACTCGAAGCGGCAGTGCAGATTCCAGAAGTAGTCGCGCCACATGGGCTGCCGGTGCGCGAAGTAGTCATGGCACCAGGGCTCGTTCTGCTGGAAGTCCCGCGTGTTGTGCATGCGCACCAGGGCGCGCGGCCCGTCCAGGCCCACCAACACACCCAGGTAGGTGAGCACGTACTCCAGCCACACCGGCACCCGGTAGGAGCGGTGGATGAGCCCCCGGTGGATGCCCACCGAGTGCCCCGCGCACAGTGTCAGGACCGTGCTCCCCACGAAGAGGGCGAAGGCCGAAGGGGTGAAGGCAGGCACCGCCCCCACCACCGCCACCAGCGACACGAGTCCGAACCAGAGTGACTTCCCCGGGTTCCACCGCACCTGCCCGTCACCCGTGCGCACCGTGTTTCCACCAGACATGACCACCTCCACCCGGGAGTACCGGAAGAAATGGCGGCGGTTGCGGGCAACTCGCCAATCCTTCCCGGGTGCCGCTCGTGGACTCCACCGTGGCTCGTGGCTACATCAACACCGAGGAAGGTGCGGACATGCGCGAGAGCATCCTGGCGGCCGCGATCGCGGCGATGACCTGGGCAGCGGCGGGGACGGCCAACGCCCAGCAACAGCAGATGGCGGGCAGCTACCAGCTCCAGCAGCCCATGGCCGGCAGCTATGCCCTCCAGCAGCCGATGGCGGGCAGCTACCAGCTCCAGCAACCCATGGTGGGCAGCTATCAACTCCAGCAGCCCATGGCGGGGAGCTACTACCTCCAGCAGCCGCTCACGGAGCGCTACGGCCTCCAGGAGGTGCCTCCGGGCGGCTATTACCTCCTGCAGCCCCTCCCCGGGGGCTACTCCGTCCAGCAAGTCCCTCCGGGCGGCTACTTCCTCCTGCCAGCGCAGCCCGAAGCAGCGCCCGGAGACACCGGGCTGGAGTCCTGGCCCTGGCCCCAGGAGCCCTGACAGGCGGAGCCTCTCCACTGCGAGCGTATTCCGCTGGGAGGCGAGGCGCGATACACCTGGGGTCGCCATGGCAGAGACCCCGATGAACATCCCCACCGTCGACCTCACCGACCTCTCGTCGAAGGACCCCGCCCGCGTCGAGCGCGGCGCGGCGGCCATCCGGGAGGCCTTCGGCGTCTTCGGCCTCGTGTACGTGAAGAACCACGGCGTCGATGCCCAGGCGCTCGAGCGGTTCTACGACGCGTTCCGCACGTTCGTCTCGTGGCCCGCCGAGGCCAAGCGGCCCTACGGCCGCGCGGACATCTGGTACCAGCGCGGCTGGACGCCTCCGAACACCGAGGTGGCCGTGGCCGGCAATGGTCAGCCGGACTTCAAGGAGTGCTACTTCGCGGCGCCCTACCCGTCCGACGAGAGCTCGGCGCTCGAGTTCCCGCAGATCTACCCCGAGAACGTGTGGCCCCCGGATGCGCCGCCGTTCTTCCAGGAAGGCCTGCTCTCGCTCGGCCGGTCGCTCCACGAGGCGGGGCTCGGGCTGCTGCGCGGCGCGGCGGTGGCGCTCGGACTGCCGGAGACGTCCTTCGCGGACCTGTGCCAGCGGGGCCCTCACGTCACGCGCGCGCTGCAGTACCTGCCGCTCACCTCCTCCCAGGTGAACACCGGCATCGTCTGGGGCGAGGAGCACACGGACTTCAACCTGCTCACGCTGTTGCCCGGTGGCCGTTTCCTCGATCCTCAGGAGCAGCCGGCCAGGAGCCCCGATGACAAGAGCGGGCTCTACCTCCGCACGCGCCCGACGCCCGAGGACCCCAAGGGCCGGATGGTGCGTGGCACCGCGCCGGCGGGCTGCATCGTCGCGCAGGTGGGCCAGCAGCTGGAGATCCTCACGGGCGGCACGTTCCTCGCGACGCCGCACGTCATCACCGCGCCGGGCGTGCCGGGCTGGCAGCGTCAGTCGGCCGCGCACTTCATGCACGTGCACACCAACACGGTGCTCTTCCCGCTGTCGAAGTTCCGTACCCCCGACGCCGTGCGGAACTACGCGCCGCCGGTGCTCGCGGGCACGTACGACATCAAGACCCTGGTGGACATCGGCCTGGCGCCCTCGAGCGCGCTCGACCAGCTCGGCTACCGCCACTACGACCGGCTCAACCAGATGCGCGCGGGCGGCACGAAGTCCTGAGCCTATTTCGGTAGGAGCGCGTGGAACCAGGTGATGAAACACAACGTGAAGTGCAGCATCGCCAGGTAAGTGTCCTCGCGATTCCCCGGAGAGAACGGCTGTTTTCAGCGCCAGCCGAGGAGCGGGGCCCATGACCAAGTCTTCGGCGTCCTGGGCCAGCACGTCAACGAGGGGTACTGCCGGTTGGCCGCGACGTGCTGTTTGAGGGCGCGCCGGAGGCGGGACCAGTGCCTTCCTCATCGGCGCACACCGTAGACCCTGCCGCCCTATTATGTCAGGAACGCCATCTGCTTGGCTCGCGACTATCGCCGAGCATGGCTTCCGTTCGTCCTCAACTCCCTGCGGTACATCGTCCGCCGCACGGGTACGCCCATCGTCCCGGTGACGAGCGTGGGTGCGGAGGAGACAGCACCGCTGTTCGGGAAGATTCCAGCCAGCTTCCTGGGGATTCCCTACCTGCCGCTGACATCGCCACCATTGCCGGGGTGGTGGACCATCCGCTTCGGCGACCCCCGCCGCATGGGCGAACTGCCACCGGAGGCAGCCGAGGACATGTCGTAGGAGTAGCGGCTCACCGAGCGCATCCGCGAGTCCATCCAGGGCCTGTTCCAGGCGCTGCTCAAGGAGCGACGCTCTATCTTCGCGGAGCGAGGCGTATCTTCAAACCTGCTTTAGTGCAGTCTTGTAGAGGAAGTGAAGCGAGCTAGCCGTCGGCAAACACAGCTTGAGCGGCTCGCCCGATCTACCAGACTCATGGACAGACTGTTCCTCCTCTCCTGCCAAGCCTCTTGGATGGCCGACCACCGTTCGGATTTCTCCGACGGGGTGATTGCTTACCTTCCAATCAACGCTCCATCTCTCCATCACCCTTGAATCTTCCACCTGTGGGTTCAAAGCGCTTGAGAATCCGACCAAGCACTGCAACCACGAGTCTCTCGGCAGAGAAACCGGCCGCGAGGGCGAGCAGTGCATAAACATACGTAGCCGACTCATTGCTCCCAATACGAAAAAAGCTATCCACCTGAGGGCTTGAGCTATCAGATGCACCCGCCTCATGTCCCACACCGATCAGCAACCCAGATTGAACCACAAACCACATCAAGATCGCCGCAAACCCACCGAACACAGGCTTTGAAAAAAGGTAATAAACAAAATACCTCCGCACTGGCCCTTTGCTAAACGGAAATTCCTGGCGGCTGACCATACTTGCCGCGAAGACTCCAACGGCTCCCAGCAGAAACAACGCCAATGTCTGCCGCAAAAGCGGCCATCTCGCGACATCATCCCCCACAACAGAAGGGGTCACCCAACCTATCGTGAGTTGACTCCACCCTCTTGCATTCACGGTCAACACCACCACCACCGCCATGCTGAAAAGCAAGCAAATGGCATTCAAATTCGTCATGAAAACATTCAAGATGAGTTGACGAAATGTGTCGTCTGATTTTTCGTTTGTCAGCGTCAGCACTTCGCGGATATCATGGCGCGCTTGCAGATGGACGGCTTCTTCATTGCCGCCGATCGCGCTTTCAATTTGTACGAATTTCCCCGTTTTGGGGCCAGTGTCGGCAAGGGAATTTTCTCCGAGCCAGAGGGCACGTAGTCTGCAATCCATAATGTTGCGCGAGAACGCATTGATGATCTGGGGGAGTCGCGCCCTGAGCATTTCGATGGGCATCACCAGAATCAATTCCTCCTCCACCTGATGGATGAGCCGCCAGAACAAGGAGTTATTTTCCCACCACAGAAAACCCCGGGACTTCAGGCAAACCATCGCTTTGCCAAGCCGATCACGGCAGCGCTGGAGCAATTCACGATGGGCGTTATCTCTATCTCGGGCATCAATCAAGACCAACTGCGAGTGTATTTCCTCAACTTTGGCCCAGAGAGATTCGTCTACCACTGGCCTAAGCAACGTCTTCAGCTTTGAGATGACCTCTTCCGTGACCAGGCCTTGCTCTAGA
The sequence above is drawn from the Archangium gephyra genome and encodes:
- a CDS encoding AAA family ATPase, translated to MKLTKLHIHGYRDIAPGTGLVFSPALNLVLGENGTGRTTLLELISRVLASDFSGLIREEFSLEYALSFPGMELHVTVRNTRATGASRPAVTAREESALLLPRPPEAAPGLEPFMELVLELDAPGPRLVMRADATGVAWEVDGQPAYSQTMYWSLLDRTVWVVLFMTAQRLEPEVREPLKELLRRTFLLAPARFDEGLGTFQQIGNTQYGMEMRGDEVFPLGLMWLPAWMPGLLRERVAREMPPPAGHLDIRHDEVERGFLARFVSLAGFSAGTFRVELLDKRSYEGGGRLEFGRFGFRFTRRDGAVLTQEQLGHGQKRLLSFLYYLDVNEDFVIADELANSLHPRHVEACVRELGRRQSFLTSQNPLLFEHIPLGSAEEARASLLHCGTELRDGREWKVCTNPSPETAAKLFGAYQRGDTPLATLLRTHGLW
- a CDS encoding alpha-ketoglutarate-dependent dioxygenase AlkB — encoded protein: MAPPPRYGRSLAHKARQRTPGHHYNASFLPAADRAEILAWLGALHPLWEQRYSKHFPPPPGQEQRRLLRPVYWLGNWQFACLDYYRPPKGVKDRCVKAEPFPAVLQRQVDKVEQLARRMFRGPDMPPRWHLNTCLVNFYGSRLEDGRWVDTARVGEHKDFEPGPVASLSFGERALIQFVTSSRPGERDEVVLEQWLDDGSLQLFGGARWKDQTFHRVQRVDTRAGHELAPALPDFKTRRINLTFRYVPDEHVIPYARLSPEAREDVRPYMETLASHSAFFRAELARERQAPEPHHNP
- a CDS encoding caspase family protein — protein: MNALLALTLVALTAAPPDTGSPRVKRLAVVVGSNRAAPGRTPLRYAHQDARNLASVLVEAGQFAREDVVVLEDPEPSRVLATLDSRLERLGKEGREGLLLFYYSGHSDERALYPNGQPLELKELRVRLEDARAAVRVGILDACQGGSWTRAKGLTPAAPFALEVPLGLSSEGSVLLASSTGQEASHETDALQGSFFTHHLVAGLRGAADEGDDGQVTVGEAFAYAQRLTIRDTSLHGEAVQHPSFDLRLRGRQDLPLTRLASASSTLEVRQELGPLQVIQLHSGLVVLEVPEGRRALRMALPVGPYLVRRRTPQGTFARELQVEAGKTVTVHEENLELVGAPGLAAKRYSRPLAATLTTLPAGTHAVSLGVSAGYSEYNEASPPITYASPPALVAGYRVGLTDRLQLTVGGLPSVKLTRPQRVFTGIPSPTLSYRLGEAGRSEWVPFAGATLPTSFDAVHLNAGLRTRWWLSDSSSVHAELSAAYTVFITPPTTPEGYPLELRLYPSPTAEVGYSVTLGEVVTLGLGVGAMAYFSDGVVPVGDGTYTSRTNVHVGLRVGGGVGSPFPLLSIHLNDVWSLTGNASALFPLMDAMSFSLGAGVLATF
- a CDS encoding RNA polymerase sigma factor — encoded protein: MSAPPREGASATVTAAYRQYFPLLQRKCARALGDAAEAEEVAQESFIRLWRSGMAQRPGREVVPWLYRVSTRLLIDRLRVRQRRQPVEMSAALQDTTAHPAPSIESVLQVRQRLQSLASSLPAEELEVALLHRLDGLTQPEIGEVTSLSDRTVRRILTRLEARLGPWREEER
- a CDS encoding YbaN family protein — its product is MPGEPSREQGQPGTGEAQTSRFRYAFMALGFVCVGLGMLGAFLPVLPTTPFLLVALWAFSRSSRRFHHWLYTHPRFGPRLQEWDEHGTVPVPVKVSAVSAMAISFGLLAFVLRMKWYVLAAAGLLILVGATYVLSRPSRPPGP
- a CDS encoding MBL fold metallo-hydrolase, which produces MKRVLKIAGLVLLVPVLGVVALFVAMFAGNPEIPDGQELEGFARVVKDGYVSLDVLDAGEGAVVLIDSGTDPEGKILLAELKRRGLGPDAVKAILLTHGHADHIAGCHLFPKAEVLALEADVPIAEGKARSDSPILRHLPPADRKVRVTRALKDGETLQVGNLSIRVFSIPGHTQGSAAYLVNGLLFLGDSADAKKDGRLVGAKWPVTESVEQNRASLKALAAKLKPEEVKQLVFSHTGVLPGFAPLRDFAAN
- a CDS encoding DUF3943 domain-containing protein, with the translated sequence MDSEHLAQQLNLQGMRGPAPEVPAPEVPAPQSPVPSLPARRWDVPLAHTAGLVVGMRTSLSILWPHHYDPSRLREGVSHLREAYTRPPEFHRDLPLLESDGDPLLLNTVGHGLFGSEIYSRARQCGQSPAVAFLATVLASTAWEYTLEAFHQRPSAVDLVWTPLVGALLGEGRYRLHRALVQGGGQSPGTARKVLFFVVDPLGEAERRLLGAGC